A window from Balearica regulorum gibbericeps isolate bBalReg1 chromosome 1, bBalReg1.pri, whole genome shotgun sequence encodes these proteins:
- the LOC104631695 gene encoding gap junction beta-6 protein codes for MDWGALHTILGGVNKHSTSIGKIWLTVLFIFRIMILVVAAERVWGDEQDDFICNTLQPGCKNVCYDHFFPISHIRLWALQLIFVSTPALLVAMHVAYRRHEKKRQFRKGDQKCEYKDIEEIRRQRFRIEGSLWWTYTSSIFFRLVFEAVFMYAFYFMYDGFRMPRLMKCNAWPCPNTVDCFVSRPTEKTVFTIFMIAVSSICILLNVAELCYLLTKFFLRRSKKAGNTKHHPNHENKEETKQNEMNELISDSCQNTVIGFSSS; via the coding sequence ATGGATTGGGGAGCTCTGCATACCATTTTAGGAGGTGTAAATAAGCATTCCACCAGCATCGGGAAGATATGGCTCACAGTCCTGTTCATCTTCCGTATCATGATTCTGGTTGTGGCTGCAGAGAGAGTCTGGGGAGATGAACAAGATGACTTTATCTGTAACACTCTGCAACCTGGTTGCAAGAATGTTTGCTATGACcactttttccccatctctcaCATCAGACTCTGGGCCCTGCAGCTGATCTTTGTTTCCACACCTGCGCTGCTGGTGGCCATGCATGTAGCTTACAGGAGGCATGAGAAGAAAAGGCAGTTCAGAAAGGGAGACCAGAAATGTGAGTATAAGGACATTGAAGAAATCAGAAGACAGAGGTTTCGTATTGAGGGCTCATTGTGGTGGACGTACACCAGCAGCATCTTCTTCAGACTGGTCTTTGAAGCAGTCTTCATGTAcgcattttatttcatgtacGATGGGTTCCGAATGCCTCGCTTAATGAAATGTAACGCTTGGCCCTGCCCCAACACAGTAGACTGCTTTGTTTCTCGACCTACTGAAAAGACAGTGTTTACTATTTTCATGATTGCTGTGTCTAGCATTTGCATTCTTTTAAATGTGGCTGAATTATGTTACTTACTGACAAAATTTTTCCTCAGAAGGTCTAAAAAAGCTGGAAACACAAAACATCACCCCAACCACGAGAATAaggaagaaaccaaacaaaatgaaatgaatgagTTAATATCTGATAGCTGTCAGAACACAGTTATAGGATTTTCAAGTAGCTAA